aatttcgttttttttttttaatttatttatacattttattcattaagggtataaacgatattaaccactctaacttttaacgtgagagctcgattccaaaaatttacttcgcaaataatagtatagatagatattaTACAACTACTTCTTTGTCATCAATTCTACCGATCAATATCTTAATTGAATTATTAACATATAGATTCTATTATATTCCATTTCTTTATATTTGAAAggattttctaaagaaaaaaatctaactttggtgagaaataaaaaaaaatctttttaaatttttttaacgaACTATTGTTCAATATTTTTCAGAGACTAGTAAAATTTCtgttttagttttactaaattatcgATTGGTTATATAAATGGTCATCATACACACATAAGAAGCAAAGTGAAACTTCTTAATCCTAGTCCACCACAGTTTCCTCAACAGAATACGATTCGTCTCGAATATTGAAGGTTGTAGTCAAGATGGTGAACAAAGACTAACATTTAGATGAAATAGAGTGTTCGGTTATTTAAACGGTTTAACTAGTAGGATTTGGTTCAAATTTGGTTTAGTTACTTTACTCGGTAGTCACACATGTATATGTATGTGTGCGTGCTCTTTCGTTTATCAGCCAATTGATTCGGTAGATCTAAACCTTAAGCTGTGTTAGGTAAGAAAGGTTAAGCAAATAGAGTCACAACTCACAAGGGCTCAGCAAGAAAGAGTAAAGAACCGTTGTAAAAGACGGTAGCTCAGGTCTTCCGAATCACCGAAATTTAATGCATCGTCATAAGTATTCTACCTCTGGtgagtatagtttttttttttttttaatttgagaaTCAAGATGAACACCGGATAAGTTGagtgtttcttttcttctcttgcAAACCAAGATCAagcgaaagagaaagagagagcctAAGAGAGAACAACTGCATCCTTTGAAGTTCAACATCGATGGCTACAAAGAGTACAATAACTCCTTTCTTGTCAAATCTCGATGGCTACAAAGATTTGACCAAATTCATGAATCCATAAAATCAAAGCACACAATGTTTGGTATCTACTCTCTCTCTAATCCCTTACAACACTGGCTAGTCTGGCTTTAATCATTTTACACCTCACAACACATGTATCATAATAGAAGTGAGAATAACATATATGATCGTCCACATGTTATCACGATAATGACACTAACATTCAAAGTTGAATCATACAATAATACATTTCGATGCACAGTGCTATACTATAAGTATAACCATTGACTTTCAATATTTGACCTATAACAAATATTCAATCCAATGGCAATTTCACGATTGTTAAACTAATGAAACCACTGGAGTTTGTGATATAAGGATGAACATTACACATgttaatatacaaaattttcccataaattaaaaaattaatttctgCCTATGTGTTACCTGTCTAGCATGTAACACACAGCATATGGTAtagcaaactttttttttttttacatcatgGTATAGCAAACTTATGTGTTGCTttccgtatatatatatatatatatatatatatatatatgaatatagtaaaatatgtaatgtataaacatataaaaacgAGGAACATAGATATGAATAACAAATAATTTCGACAAAATTTtcatacaaatataattcttcTTTTTGAATGAAACATGTGGAGATTTGATAAATTACAAGGAAAATAAACGAGGTATTCAGAAGACTTAAATACCGGCTAAGTGGGGGTTATTGGTTGGTGTATTttgatggatttgaaaatccaaactaaatatagtgttattggttctatgattttaaaatatgtattgaaatcatgtgttattcgtttaatgattcataaattctaattcaaatcaagtgttattcgtttaatgattcataaattttaattcaaatcaagtgttattcaatcatacggatttactaatatatttgatttcataatgtatttgaatggatttgcatggatttttttgtgaaaaaataCAAATGCTCAAATCCGaaggaaaacctccggatttgtaaatactaatccgagaaaatttaaaaatttgtatattttaattggatttataaatattatatgaatttctaaatcaataaaaatatataaaccaatatcAAATTCGAGGATAATTAAGAGTGATAAATCTTAATTTAGCGTGGCGTGGTGTCAGCATTTATCTGAcgtgttagaaaaaaaaatcacagcGACTAATCAAATCTTAGTGGATGATTAGTGTGACACACACCtgcaaatatattaatatatatataaagcgcTGCTAAAGTGGGCCGCCCATTATTACCTTTTGTTCATTTCGTAGCAGAGCGAACGAGAGAGAGACGATCTTTTCTAACTGAAACTCTCCACGCCAAGTTGCGTTGCGTAGCCGTCGTCGCTCTTCCCGAGATTCGAAACTCTTAACTCCCTCTCGTATCTTTCTGGATCGTCGAAGATGGTAGCTGATAGCAAATCCGACCTTTCGCTGCCCAAAACTTTCGCCTGCAGTGCCTTCGCTGCCTGCGTCGGCGAGGTACTTTCCGAGAATTTTCCATGCGTTTTAGATTTCTGAATATGCTTCGATTCGATCGTGCAAATGTATTGCGAATTTTCCATGAAAATTCTGATCAGGTTGTTGATCTTCGTTTTCCCATCGTATAGCTTATTAGATTCTATAAACCGTTTCTCCAGATGATATTCTCATGTTTAGTTTCGATGGAACTGATTCGTTTTCTACAATCTGAATCGAGAATATTCCATCTCGATTGTGTTAAACAGTCAGATCTGTTGCTATGAAGGAGTTCTAGCGTTTTGATTGTACTGTTTGACGATCTTAATTATGCTGTGGATATGATTCTTGTGAAAGGAATATGAAATTTCACGATGGAATCGATTTTGTTTATAATGCAACGCAAACAATCTCCTCCGCTTAGCTGTGTGTTGCTGCTTCCTCAGATACTTCTGTGTTGCGAATTTTCCATGAAAATTCAGTTTAGGTTGAGCATCATGTTACTATATTCTATATACTGTTTCTCCTGATCATGTGCTCATGTTTCGATTCGATGGAATCGATTCGATTCCAACAATCGGAAGGAGAATATTCCATTAACCGGTCAGATCTGTTGCTAGGATTGAGTTGTTAGAGTTTTGATTGCAGTGTTTCACGATTTTAATCATGCTTTTTGATATGATTCTTGCGAAAGGAATATGCAGTTTCGTGATGGAATCGATTTTGTTAATAATGCAATGTAAAACTGTCTCTGAGATTTCATATGCAATTGGATCAGGTGTGTACGATTCCGTTGGACACTGCCAAGGTTAGGCTTCAGCTTCAAAAGTCTGCCATAGCTGGAGATGTCACTCTGCCTAAGTATCGGGGATTGTTGGGAACTGTTGGTACCATTGCAAGGGAAGAAGGTCTTCGTTCCCTGTGGAAAGGTGTTGTTCCCGGATTGCATCGTCAGTGCCTGTTTGGTGGTCTTAGGATCGGAATGTATGAGCCGGTGAGTTTCAAAACTGCTTCTTTCTGGCTCTAGACAATGTGCTAGTCGTCGTAATGCTTAACCAAAGTTGTTGTTTTACTCAGGTCAAAAATTTGTACGTTGGGAAAGACCATGTTGGTGATGTTCCATTGAGCAAGAAAATCCTTGCTGGTTTGACAACAGGTGAGCCTAGTCTTAACTGAAATGGTTTATCTTTCCATCTTTATAATTTAACTGGCTTGTtatcgttgttgttgttgtgtaacTCTTAGGTGCGCTGGGTATCATGGTAGCTAATCCCACAGATCTTGTGAAGGTTAGACTTCAGGCTGAAGGGAAACTACCTGCAGGGGTGCCAAAACGGTATACTGGATCGTTGAATGCGTATTCAACTATTGTTAGACAGGTATTTACCCCGCCATGGAAGTTGGGGTTATGTATAAGTTTGCCTAAACTCTGCTtcatatctatttaattttacTCTGACAGGAAGGAGTCCGAGCTCTTTGGACCGGTCTTGGACCTAACGTGGCAAGAAACGCAATCATCAATGCCGCTGAACTAGCGAGTTACGATCAAGTGAAACAGGTATGAAACAAACTATTACCCCTGCCTCTGTTGTCTAACTAAAGGACCTGATATATTAACCAACGTTCGTGTTTCAGACAATCTTGAAGATTCCAGGTTTCACTGATAACATTGTCACACACATTCTATCTGGACTGGGAGCAGGATTCTTTGCTGTCTGCATTGGTTCCCCTGTTGACGTGGTATGATATCTACACAAGAAATTAGACCATGAGTTTTATCCTCTATGCTTCCTGATTTTCTTCTTTGAAACTTGTTGTATGGCACAGGTTAAGTCAAGAATGATGGGAGATCCTTCTTACAAAGGCACTATTGACTGCTTCGTGAAAACTTTGAAGGCGGATGTAAGCAAACTCTTCTTCTGTGTTCTGTCTTGAAATAACATAACCCCAGAGAAAGTTCATAACTCTTTGAGTTTTGTTTTCCTTGACAGGGTCCTATGGCATTTTACAAGGGTTTCATCCCCAACTTTGGACGCCTTGGCTCATGGAACGTCATCATGTTTTTGACCCTCGAACAGGTAAATGGCCTAATGCAACTTTTACTGTATCAACTCAATAACGGGACCTCTCTCTTTTTCTAATCACTGTTCTTAATACTTTGATCCAGGCAAAGAAGTACGTCCGAGAACTAGATTCGTCCAAGAAACACTGAGAAACAAAAGTTTTAAGCAGAGAGAGAATAAGAGCAACACTGTTTTCTTCTTAATTTCGGTGGTCGAGAGAGGCCAAAACTTCATTGAATATTGTTTTCGGGATAGACGTTGTTTTCAAGCAAAACTTATGCAATAAATTTATGTGGGTTGCTCATATATTGACTGTACCGTTCAAACATTTATCAAAAAGATACAATTTCTTCCCTAGCACAAAACTgaggaaccaaaaaaaaactcctgaagaagagagaaatagagACGGAGAGAGTCTCAGCTCAGTTTCTTATGTTCCGGATACGCCCATATCTTGAATCTCAGGTAAAGCTCTTTAGCTTTGTTGTAGATGAGCACTATAGATCCATCTATGCAATCTTCGTATCTCTCATAGAAAGCTGGAACTGCCATCACCACCAAAACCCCTGACAAAATAACCAAAACCAACAGCCACGGTTTAATGAATCTTCCAGGTTAAACCAGTTCAAGTCTACGAGAGATATTAACTTACCAGTGTGGCAGAGTGTTTGAAAATCCATGAGGCTTCCAATGAATGCTATGAGAAACAGATAGACTGCTACTCTGATAAACAACTCTGCGTCTCTTCCCATTGCAATGTCATACGATACTTGTAGTAGTTTATTCACATGGATGCGCAAAAACTTGGAAGCTTCTTCAGCCATTTCTTCACTTACTTGACACTCTGTTAATGGCGGTGACGGCCTAAGAGCCCAAGGGatatataaacaataaattataaaagaaaaatattttaattacagTTGGATCTCTTGGCAGAGACATTTTTGGTTTTACCTGTTGAGGATGGATGCAGATTTGGACCAGAGGAAAAAAATAGAGAGCAAGAGGAGAAGAACACTTGAAAGAAGAGTGAGGATGGTATAAGAAAATGTCTCAAACACCATCCATGATCCTATTGTTACTGTGACTATACCAACACTCACATTCTTCTTCCTCCACAGCATTACATCTGCAACTGCAGATTCATTTCATAACAAGGAAAAAGAAACGTTACACAAGTGAGAGACCACTTAGCTTCTATGATGGTTTTGGTAATGATATATGGATTCACTCACCAATGCCAcctcccagaatctcatgtacAGTCCTCTCTCGTTTGAACAGCTTTTCCAAAGAAGAACCCATTCCCATTTGAGAAGAAAAATCAGCAACAGGACTCCAACTTGGATTTAGTTTTTCTCAGATCCCAAAAGTCTCCAAGATATTATGTCAGAAACAGATCATCAAGTGCAGATGAATCACAAAGTCTCAAAACGAAAGAACGGCATGAATCAGAAGAAGAgagtaaagaaaaacaaaaaaggtgATGAGACTAAAGTTGGGTCATCACCACATCAACTTtgaatatataaactaataattctTCAAAGCTATTATATGATCTGTtaagaaaagagaaaatatatGTTGGCCTCTTGATGTATTATCTATCACCTTCCAGCCTAAAAGTGTTAACCCTTCTACCATATTTTTAACAACTGTACAAAATGGTCGGTATTATCAAAGTTTgtataatctattaattttgtCAAAATCATTTAATtgtttaactaaaaaatattgaccaaaaaaatactGAATTCAAaacaacagaagaaaaaaagtactattaatctattttatcttaattttcttaaatgattacataaacaaatatttgaaaCATTTACCGTTTCAGTATTTAATGAAGGGATGCTGGATTTGGACCTGAGGAAAAGTGAAAATTGTGTAAGCAAAACTCTCAAATACCATCCATGACTCTATTATACATTCTTCTTCCTCAACAGATTTCATTAGGAGAAAAAAGTTATAGAGTCGAGActcttgagagagagagatttacaATACATGGACAAATATGACCAATATATTAGCGGAAGCTGAATTTGGAGTGTGGATTGGTGTTTGATCTCTCAATTTAAGTTTTTTAGAAGTAAAGATGGTttgatttaccaaaaaaaagaagtaaaaacaAAACACCATATCACAAACCGTTTGGTTTCTGTCCATGTAAAGCGTCTACGTTCTGTATGCAAATTTGTTggcatcaaaaacaaaaacaagtgaAAGTTCCTTCACCCACATCAATAAAGCAGCATTCTTATATACTTTGAGAGAGACAAGAAGGATAATATTGTTTCACTTCACTTCATAGACATGTCAAGAGCCAACCGATACAGACAAAGAAACATCCTTATGAGTTTTGTACACTAATACCCCGAAAAAACATTCGACTCCCAAATTGtgcaaacacacacaaaacaacatCAAAACGTACACAAATGGGAGGAATGGAGTCTCTATCAAACCTTGATTCTGCCACAAACTGCTTTCATCTTCTTACTTCATGCGACCAACCAAGAACAAAGACTAAAACGATTTTTTTACCATGACTTTGATTACAATCTGCAAGAAACCAAATCAATAACGGCATcagattaaaaacaaatagGACTCATCAAGCAAAAACAGAAGAAACTCACTGACAAACAAAGATTATAATCACATTCAAGCCAAGACAGTTGTTAAATGAAATCAGAGACCAAGTTTACGCACATTTATAACGTGATACAACCTGCAACATGTCACAACCTATGATCCCTTTTTTACTACAAGCTTCATTTGTGAAATTTACTAACCCGTTAACTTTGTGTTTTTACCTGGGAAAAAATAAGGCTGCGGCGGTGGCCTGGTAGTTTTAATTACAAATGGCGAGCTTGGGGCTCCATTCATCATCAGAGACTCCATAATCAAGGCTGAGCTCAGTCATGGGCGGAATGTTCTCAGCAGCGAAAAGCATAACACGAGGGAACATCAGATTGTTGTGATCATGCAGTACCAACTGTACAATCACATTCGAATCATTACTGTGGCTTATGTAACAAGCAACGTTCCTCAACTTTGAAACATCCATCGCATAATCAACAGGAGGGATCTGAGGATACGAAGGCCGCTCGTAATCCGGAAACACCTGAGACAAATCTCCCCAATCTTTCCACCTATCAGAACAAAACCGAGCAGGGTACACCAAAGTATCGCCGTTCATTGTCAGAATGTTGGCTTGCTCCCTCGTCAAAGCAACCCCAACATACTCGCAAATAAAAGCGCCAGCGTGCAATATATCCAAACACCGAACCCCCCAGCCAGTCTCCACCGACCTAAACACCTCGAGTCTACTCCTCAACCCCTTCTGCGTCACGCGGTTCCGACACGTCGGAGGGCACTTACACCCCGGTCCACACTCATGCACCAACGGCCTCATTCTTATCAAATTCCCGTTGTAATCATAAGCAAACTCGCCACCGTTCTTCCTCTCGCAGATGCAGCCGCTGCTACAACCGCTGACACATTCGCATCCACTCGCATTATCACCATTACTACCACCCAATATGCCGCGAGGGAAAGAAGTAGTGGCGAGATACTCATAGTACAACGGCTCCTGATCGTCATCAACGTCGTTGAACAAATACACAGGAGCGTTCTCCTTCCTGTTGGAGATATCGAAGCTGATGTACCCGCTCGGTCTCACAGACAAAGGGTTGGTTTTAAGCGTCTTGGCGAACTTCAACACCGACGTCCCCATCTCCACCTGCCCTCCGATCCTCTCCAGCCTAAATTTAAAAACACCGAACCCGGACTTCCCCACATCGAACCAAGAATCAACGATCCTAAACAGCCcatcataaacataaaccttGCTAGAAACAGCGTTCTCGTACTTAAAACCTCTAACGACTCTCACTTCGATCCCGTAGTACATACTCCTCTCCATAGCGAGATTCCCACCTTCGAGCTTCTGATGCTCAGCCTGCCTCCCGAGCTTGTCCTGCCCTCCATGTCCCGTGTAGATAATCACATCCCcttgatcatcatcatcctcataaCCACCTGaattcaaatcaaatcaatcaatAGAAAGTTTGTTATTCAGCTCAAAAGAAAACTAAACCATAATTAATCTAACTAAACCGGAATCTGACTGAACCGGTTTAAATTCACCTGAGACAATCACGCTGGTGGCGATCGGCTCTCCGTTAGAGCTGCGGGAGCCAATGAGATAGTCAATCCCAGCCTGCGTCTGTCCGTGCAACCCCATGACGCAGAGCTCGAgcctgaagaagaagatgtctcCGACCTGGACGCCGGGGATCGAACCGACGATGCGTTTGTCCCGATTAAGCCAAAGGAAACGCTCTTTCATCATCGAGGCGGCTTTGCTATCGGGCCTGCCTCTCCTCCTTCCGAGCTCTTCACGAGTCTCCTCGAGGATCAAGAAGATCCGAAGAGAATCGTAGATCATCCTCGTCTTCCTCACCACTTCCCGGAACTGCCTCTCTCCCTCGGGGCCGACGTCGGTGATCCTCACGAGCTCAGACGAGCGCTCCTGAGGTTTACGCGGCTTGAGGGACTGCGAAGGGTAACTgaccggatccggatccggatcttgCTCCTCGGGAACGGGTACGATGGCGCCGGTTAGGGAATCGAGGACCGTGACGTCCTCGTGGCGTTTGAGGCGCTGTGCGAAGGCGGAGCGGAAAGTCTCGGCGACGTTGGTGAACTCGGTGTACAAGTTAGGTTCGAGGGGAGATTGGGTGGTGGTGGTGTTGAAATTGAAGAAGGATGAGGGTGGAATCGGAGTTTGTGGGGAGGAATCAGTGACTGGCTCCGGCTTAGGGATCACCATAGGTATGTGAGAagtcatctctctctctctctttcaaggagaagaagaagaagaagggggtAACTAGGTTTTGAGCGATAAATCGAAGAAatagggtttttttttaatttttggttctTCAAGCTAAGCCGAGAAGAAGCTTCATTCATTTTCTTAAATGATCAATATAAACAAACTTTTGAAACATTTATTGTTTAACTAAAAGTATTATCCCTTCtagtctatttattattttgtcaaAATCAATTACAGTTTGTAAAAGTATTGAAGCAAAAAATAAACTTACGAAAGCAGTATTTAAGTATTTAACACATATCAtgaagcagaaaaaaaaaatatttatctattttattttaattttcttaaatgaatatataaacaaatatttgaaaCATTTACCATTTCAGTATTTAAGATTTTCAGAATTAAAGATGGgttgttttaccaaaaaaaaaagaactcaaaCAAAACACCATATCACAAGCCCTTTGGTTTCTGTCGATGTAAAGCTTTCTATGTTCtgtatgtaaaatatttagacaacaaaaacaaaaacagaatcaAAGTAAGTGTTCCTTCACCCACATCAATGAAAAGCCTTTGGTTCTCTATTTTCTCAGCTACTTTTGTTTCTCAGATTCCTTTTGAGAAGAAGACCCAACAGCTCCAGGATTAGCACCAGCCGCACAAGCATCCAGCAAACTCGCTGCAATCGCTGCCTTCAAGTCATCATCCTCCATCTCCGAAAAAGCCCTCACTTCCTCCCTCGACAATGCCTCGTATGGTCTCTGTTGATCAACATTATCACTAGTTCTGTTTCCACTGGCAGAAGAAGGAGAACTCCTCCGCACTGCTCCCGTGGTCTTTAACAGCCTCTCTGCGTCTTCAGGAGAAAGCCACTGACCAAAACCGTTTGAAGCCTCAGAAGAAGACAGGGGACACTCCTGCGGGAAGTTTCCTTTCACAATGAAGATGCTCCATCCTGAGCCTCTGAGAGAGTCGAGAAACGCAGAGAGGTAGAATTTCGACAGGTGTTGCGGTGCGGCGAGAAGGCTGTCGAAGTTATACCATTCTCCGTTCACTTTCCTTATGCAGAACCAGTGGTCGTGCAAGTGGCAGATGAATGCGTTTTCAAGCTCGGGGTCTATCTGCGCAGGCTCTGCATCGCGGCAATTGAGAGGGATCACTTGTAAGTTCCACACTTCCAAAGCCTTTTGCAAGACCTGTTAATCAAAAATACAAAGCTTCCTCAGTGAAAAGTCTGAAGCTTTACACACTACACAGATAactaaaaacctgcaaaaaatgCTTCTATCCTTGTacgtttatttattataaatggtATGTAAATCTTCTACACACAAAACTTGCAAGCAAAACTGACTCATGTCTCAGCAGACTAATCAAGCTACTACCTTTCAAGCTTATACAGGAACAACAGATGATAAGATACATGTTACAAGAAACAATCATGATCAGACTCGAAGTGAGTCAAAGATATACAAACATAAAGTCGGAGAATGCATCATTACTAATCTCAATTCactatatttattatcaaattgaTTCGATCTGTAGCACTTAAATTGGTGTATTCATCTTCAAGATCGCAGAGATACGCATTCAAAAGTTTTCCATTTCAGATTCTTGTGCACTTAAACAACACACAAAACTTGCAAGCAGAACTGACACGTGTCAAAGCAGACTAATCAAGCTACTAGCTTTCAAGTTCTGACACGAGACAATCATGATCAAACAGGCGAGTGCGTAACAGATACAAACATAAAGTCAATCTTAGCCCCATTACTAATCTCAATTCACTAACTTTGTAATCAAATTGATCCGATCTGTAGCACTTAGCTATAAAAGTTCGAATCTTTAAACTTGTGCATTCAAGAAATGGCAATTGTACCTGGATACTGAAATCGCCGCCGAGGGAAACGTTGTGAGACTCCTCAGAGAAGAAATCGCCGGCGGAAAAGGTTCCTGCGGCGGCGCCTTCGAGCATGACCTGGCGCTCCTTCCCGTCGAGATCGGAGGCGACGGCAGCCAAATCGAATTCGGAGAAGAAAGGACCCTGGAGCACGGTGTTGACGCAGTGAACGGCGCAGAGATTGGCTTCCTGAACCTCGTGGTACAAGATTCCTCCGTTGCTCGGTCGCTCCATGGTCGATCAAGattcaaaatcaaaaccctaatctccTTTAAGAATCCGTGACGATATATATATGTGGAGCGATGCGAAAGTCTTTGCCTTGAAGCAATTAGGAAGGCAAGCAGAAGAAATGGGAGGAGATGGGAAGttggaaataaaatatttacacaCACCCTTTTTTCATTAtccttttatattaaaatgtttccCCCACGTCATTACACATGtgtcatgatttttttttaacgaaatTGTTCTCCTTGTTAAGctacaataaattaaatttaaattcttgGATTTGACTTGAGTAATTTAatgcttttactttttttacaCTTTCAACTTAGTA
The nucleotide sequence above comes from Brassica napus cultivar Da-Ae chromosome A9, Da-Ae, whole genome shotgun sequence. Encoded proteins:
- the LOC106411669 gene encoding mitochondrial uncoupling protein 1-like, whose product is MVADSKSDLSLPKTFACSAFAACVGEVCTIPLDTAKVRLQLQKSAIAGDVTLPKYRGLLGTVGTIAREEGLRSLWKGVVPGLHRQCLFGGLRIGMYEPVKNLYVGKDHVGDVPLSKKILAGLTTGALGIMVANPTDLVKVRLQAEGKLPAGVPKRYTGSLNAYSTIVRQEGVRALWTGLGPNVARNAIINAAELASYDQVKQTILKIPGFTDNIVTHILSGLGAGFFAVCIGSPVDVVKSRMMGDPSYKGTIDCFVKTLKADGPMAFYKGFIPNFGRLGSWNVIMFLTLEQAKKYVRELDSSKKH
- the LOC106411671 gene encoding reticulon-like protein B12 gives rise to the protein MGMGSSLEKLFKRERTVHEILGGGIVADVMLWRKKNVSVGIVTVTIGSWMVFETFSYTILTLLSSVLLLLLSIFFLWSKSASILNRPSPPLTECQVSEEMAEEASKFLRIHVNKLLQVSYDIAMGRDAELFIRVAVYLFLIAFIGSLMDFQTLCHTGVLVVMAVPAFYERYEDCIDGSIVLIYNKAKELYLRFKIWAYPEHKKLS
- the LOC106414948 gene encoding histone-lysine N-methyltransferase family member SUVH9; translation: MTSHIPMVIPKPEPVTDSSPQTPIPPSSFFNFNTTTTQSPLEPNLYTEFTNVAETFRSAFAQRLKRHEDVTVLDSLTGAIVPVPEEQDPDPDPVSYPSQSLKPRKPQERSSELVRITDVGPEGERQFREVVRKTRMIYDSLRIFLILEETREELGRRRGRPDSKAASMMKERFLWLNRDKRIVGSIPGVQVGDIFFFRLELCVMGLHGQTQAGIDYLIGSRSSNGEPIATSVIVSGGYEDDDDQGDVIIYTGHGGQDKLGRQAEHQKLEGGNLAMERSMYYGIEVRVVRGFKYENAVSSKVYVYDGLFRIVDSWFDVGKSGFGVFKFRLERIGGQVEMGTSVLKFAKTLKTNPLSVRPSGYISFDISNRKENAPVYLFNDVDDDQEPLYYEYLATTSFPRGILGGSNGDNASGCECVSGCSSGCICERKNGGEFAYDYNGNLIRMRPLVHECGPGCKCPPTCRNRVTQKGLRSRLEVFRSVETGWGVRCLDILHAGAFICEYVGVALTREQANILTMNGDTLVYPARFCSDRWKDWGDLSQVFPDYERPSYPQIPPVDYAMDVSKLRNVACYISHSNDSNVIVQLVLHDHNNLMFPRVMLFAAENIPPMTELSLDYGVSDDEWSPKLAICN
- the LOC106411806 gene encoding ataxin-3 homolog — protein: MERPSNGGILYHEVQEANLCAVHCVNTVLQGPFFSEFDLAAVASDLDGKERQVMLEGAAAGTFSAGDFFSEESHNVSLGGDFSIQVLQKALEVWNLQVIPLNCRDAEPAQIDPELENAFICHLHDHWFCIRKVNGEWYNFDSLLAAPQHLSKFYLSAFLDSLRGSGWSIFIVKGNFPQECPLSSSEASNGFGQWLSPEDAERLLKTTGAVRRSSPSSASGNRTSDNVDQQRPYEALSREEVRAFSEMEDDDLKAAIAASLLDACAAGANPGAVGSSSQKESEKQK